Proteins co-encoded in one Flavivirga eckloniae genomic window:
- a CDS encoding contact-dependent growth inhibition system immunity protein, whose translation MKSIEQLENDYWNEPSEFPTSLVEKCHRYRKINIGELTNEQLRLLISQHIGTKHIIGIALEKLERNILTEGDFYEGDLLVAISGLPTEFWNKKETEFQTFKNLVERNSELIKTELGEKKFDRINEKIKASAQQWL comes from the coding sequence TTGAAATCAATTGAACAATTAGAAAACGATTATTGGAATGAACCTTCCGAGTTTCCGACAAGTTTAGTCGAAAAATGCCATCGTTATCGGAAAATAAATATTGGAGAATTGACCAACGAACAATTAAGACTTTTGATTTCTCAACATATCGGAACTAAACACATAATTGGAATTGCACTCGAGAAACTCGAACGGAATATATTGACTGAAGGCGACTTTTACGAAGGCGATTTACTTGTAGCGATTTCGGGTTTACCGACTGAATTTTGGAATAAAAAAGAAACTGAATTTCAGACATTTAAAAACTTGGTGGAACGGAATTCTGAACTAATAAAAACTGAACTCGGAGAAAAGAAATTTGACCGAATAAATGAAAAAATAAAAGCCAGTGCACAACAATGGCTATAA
- a CDS encoding barstar family protein, whose protein sequence is MIIRKEIKDDNELYLYFNGKLIYKRWLNLGYSKVFDKFAYGKDTFISITEDENGKVMRQRKIFINGEFCDSKQDFWNKYVAEIDYESGKHFGKNLDAFNDAITAEGPGFPGDCVIEIIGTEKLVKIFGKDDFDFIIDLLRKAEFVDLIVEKLEV, encoded by the coding sequence GTGATAATACGAAAGGAAATAAAGGATGATAATGAACTCTATTTATATTTCAATGGGAAATTGATTTATAAAAGATGGTTGAATCTTGGCTATTCCAAAGTATTTGACAAATTCGCTTATGGAAAAGATACTTTTATCAGCATAACTGAGGACGAAAATGGAAAAGTTATGCGTCAAAGAAAAATATTTATAAACGGAGAGTTTTGTGATTCTAAACAAGATTTTTGGAATAAATATGTCGCGGAAATCGATTATGAATCGGGAAAACATTTCGGAAAGAATCTTGACGCTTTTAATGATGCAATAACAGCTGAAGGACCAGGTTTTCCAGGAGATTGCGTTATAGAAATAATCGGAACTGAAAAACTAGTAAAAATATTCGGTAAAGATGATTTTGATTTTATTATTGATTTATTGAGAAAAGCTGAATTTGTTGATTTGATAGTGGAAAAATTAGAGGTATGA
- a CDS encoding Crp/Fnr family transcriptional regulator encodes MRDYLKAFNILTDEEIDTFEKKVVLKKINKGDFFIKEGQVSKEVGFVISGLFRSFYHSSSSEEVTYCFIFSNSFVSAYSSFLSQEKTAENIQALTNIELLTISKDEILKLEKSSANWLRLFKFIAEQEYIKMEKRIFLLQRETAEQRYRDLLNNQPKLLQLIPLNFLSSYLGITQRHLSRIRKLISN; translated from the coding sequence ATGAGAGACTATTTAAAAGCATTTAATATATTAACTGATGAAGAAATTGATACATTTGAGAAAAAAGTAGTTCTTAAAAAAATAAATAAAGGTGATTTTTTTATCAAAGAAGGTCAAGTATCTAAGGAAGTTGGTTTTGTGATTTCTGGATTATTTAGGTCATTTTATCATTCATCATCATCGGAAGAAGTAACGTACTGCTTTATTTTTTCTAATTCTTTCGTTAGTGCCTATTCTTCTTTTTTATCACAAGAAAAAACTGCTGAAAACATCCAAGCTTTGACTAATATTGAGCTATTAACCATCTCAAAAGATGAGATTCTGAAATTAGAAAAATCAAGTGCTAATTGGTTAAGGCTTTTTAAGTTTATCGCTGAACAAGAATATATCAAAATGGAAAAAAGAATTTTTTTGTTACAAAGAGAAACCGCTGAACAACGTTATCGCGATTTATTGAATAACCAACCAAAACTTTTACAGCTAATCCCTCTTAACTTCCTTTCTTCGTATTTAGGTATTACCCAAAGACACTTGAGCCGAATAAGAAAGTTGATTTCGAATTAG
- the nudK gene encoding GDP-mannose pyrophosphatase NudK codes for MIDKIKITNTEILSNNWYTLRKITYQYLKKDGSIQSQSREAYDRGNGATILLYNTESKTVILTRQFRLPTYVNGNESGMLIESCAGLLDKKNAEDCIKRETEEETGYKIKDVQKIFEAYMSPGSVTEIVYFFIAEYSKEMKVSDGGGLEKEEENIEVLELSIDKAMSMIESGEIKDGKTIILLQHIKLKKIL; via the coding sequence ATGATAGACAAAATTAAGATTACAAATACAGAAATTTTATCTAACAATTGGTACACTTTAAGGAAAATAACTTACCAATATTTGAAAAAAGATGGTTCAATTCAATCACAGAGTAGAGAAGCTTATGACAGAGGAAACGGAGCAACAATACTACTTTACAATACAGAATCTAAAACAGTAATACTTACAAGACAATTTCGGCTTCCGACTTATGTAAATGGAAACGAAAGTGGAATGCTAATTGAGTCTTGTGCAGGACTTTTAGACAAAAAAAATGCGGAAGATTGTATTAAAAGAGAAACAGAAGAAGAAACTGGTTATAAAATTAAAGACGTTCAGAAAATTTTTGAGGCATATATGTCACCTGGTTCTGTAACCGAAATAGTATATTTTTTCATTGCTGAATATTCAAAAGAAATGAAAGTATCGGATGGTGGTGGTCTCGAAAAAGAAGAAGAAAATATTGAAGTTTTAGAGCTTTCAATTGATAAAGCAATGTCAATGATAGAATCCGGAGAAATAAAAGATGGAAAAACAATAATTTTACTTCAACATATTAAACTTAAAAAAATTCTTTAA
- a CDS encoding carboxymuconolactone decarboxylase family protein, whose product MLISLISSQANGCHYYQAHMANLSRIYKASKEKIESVLGVSNISFIF is encoded by the coding sequence ATACTTATCAGTCTTATTTCGAGTCAAGCTAATGGCTGTCATTATTACCAAGCACATATGGCAAACCTTTCTAGGATTTATAAAGCCTCCAAGGAGAAGATTGAATCTGTTTTGGGAGTTTCAAACATCTCCTTTATTTTCTGA
- a CDS encoding DinB family protein produces MKVLITYPTFLIRDVAIHCDQTNVNNKLNQIKNIKYLLILTSVMLLSSFTQPIVAQENDFIKEYLERLEKSKEYLILVAKTMPEDKYEFKATPESMSFAENLMHIGWAMDWHSQSLMGGREARDWNTDTELKVDNKSKKEMIAKINETFDKTIEFIGNFDPNRLKERLDYFGADRTKRQILLLLTDHITHHRGQMLVYLRLNGLKPPRYVLYQ; encoded by the coding sequence ATGAAAGTGCTTATCACCTACCCTACATTTCTTATACGAGACGTTGCCATTCATTGTGACCAAACCAACGTAAATAATAAATTGAATCAAATAAAAAACATAAAATATCTATTAATTCTGACTTCGGTAATGCTTTTGTCCTCATTTACACAGCCGATTGTTGCACAAGAAAATGACTTCATCAAAGAATATTTGGAACGATTAGAAAAATCGAAAGAATATTTAATTCTTGTAGCGAAAACAATGCCAGAAGATAAGTATGAATTTAAAGCAACGCCTGAATCAATGAGTTTTGCGGAAAATTTAATGCATATTGGTTGGGCAATGGATTGGCACAGTCAATCATTAATGGGCGGACGTGAAGCGAGAGATTGGAATACCGACACGGAGCTCAAAGTTGACAACAAATCGAAAAAAGAAATGATTGCTAAAATCAATGAGACTTTTGACAAAACAATAGAGTTCATCGGAAATTTTGACCCAAATAGACTTAAAGAAAGATTGGACTATTTTGGAGCGGACAGAACAAAAAGACAGATTTTGTTGTTGCTTACCGACCACATAACTCACCACAGAGGACAAATGCTTGTTTATTTGCGACTGAATGGACTAAAACCACCAAGATATGTTTTGTATCAATAA
- a CDS encoding DUF4406 domain-containing protein produces the protein MKNNKSLLILVAGPYRSGTNDDPELIERNVQAMSNMALELYKMGHMPVLGEWFALPMIEIAGSKKIGDEIFNEIFHPIAVKLISHCDAVLRIGGASTGADEMINVGKKKNKIIFLDKSEIPKIEKQ, from the coding sequence ATGAAAAATAATAAATCACTCTTAATACTTGTTGCTGGACCTTATAGATCTGGAACAAATGATGACCCTGAATTAATTGAGAGAAATGTACAAGCAATGAGCAATATGGCTTTGGAATTATACAAAATGGGACATATGCCAGTTTTAGGAGAATGGTTTGCTTTGCCAATGATAGAAATCGCTGGTTCAAAGAAAATAGGAGATGAAATATTTAATGAAATTTTCCATCCAATTGCTGTTAAACTAATCAGCCATTGTGATGCAGTTTTGAGAATTGGAGGAGCTTCAACAGGTGCGGACGAAATGATAAACGTTGGAAAGAAAAAGAACAAAATAATTTTCTTGGACAAATCAGAAATACCAAAAATTGAGAAACAATAA